One genomic window of Boudabousia tangfeifanii includes the following:
- a CDS encoding DEAD/DEAH box helicase — protein sequence MSNLPELALPEDLISDLLACTDEVIASLCGANEYVQGNNYAKNERVFALKLVSDEYRQEVYAQVLGKGRLYTGKLVFSPAQDPQLGCTCPRGGNCKHNAAVLIKLREQAQMQGAGDWRSLLNTFGAIVPKPNGQQDPSQLGIRFSFGTNTEIMPIIRRKGDKKFLPLSLSTLNDLQRGQYHQADISAGAVSALLDFLNFSQIRFRSNDYWQLNEIHPEMLEKLIACKRQNLVFLDINDQIIELSDYPALARLWIDQAENSSKDKGPLSVRLGFWQPCYEMQTGLIEILDYQVADLNGKLIYESTTRTLYPCVEQLPLAFLRKFEQQSILEIPENARKNFESEVATVLANVLTLSSHTEWSLPAPPQTRWGIGVTWLVSALTNKAIEIQLLWGIDEKHAQGYFPGNLPTEDEQRLQTKLAELRAKLPPIFSAAVRPYAKVQLALPTWLQLREELHRLVKSGEIFWRVDPQLLELELNEGEVQIALSPSFKPEMDWLDIAITVKVQGKEIPLKKILVALSAKQKYLIEGKQVISLSDPALEKLKDLIVESQQFNGIKSNEPLAGELKLSKAQIGIWEDLVELAENAPKNWGDFFPRLEENYQVPPLTANKDFTLRSYQRSGYVWLYQRAIQGLGGILADDMGLGKTLQMLTLIASLKQQKQLQDSSPVLVVAPTSVLGTWRSEAQRFYPELKVVVLANRSNELSKLEANIADADIVITSYAVARLDESLHEQITYSGLILDEAQAVKNPQTKLYRALKAIKANWCFAITGTPVENSVMDLWALLSLCVPNLLPKATFFRQVFVKAIEKEGDQDRLDQLLDRIHPYLLRRTKSEVALELPPKTEQVVRLELDPKHKKLYDSFLIREKQKILGMLGDIQDNRLAILSSLTRLRQLAIDPALLSADYEDIQSVKIDFLTSELETIQADGHKVLVFSQFTSFLQRVAKALENRGISFDYLDGATRKRPEVIEHFKQSDTTAFLISLKAGGTGLTLTEADYVYLVDPWWNPAAEAQAVDRAHRIGQDKKVHVYRLISAGTIEEKVVELQERKQSIITSVVEGAKDLAKQGTLSASDIENLLSD from the coding sequence ATGTCGAACCTGCCTGAACTGGCCTTACCGGAAGATCTAATCTCAGATTTATTAGCCTGTACCGATGAAGTAATTGCCTCTTTATGCGGGGCAAACGAGTATGTACAAGGAAATAACTACGCTAAAAATGAGCGAGTATTTGCCTTAAAACTGGTGAGTGATGAATACCGCCAAGAGGTTTATGCGCAAGTTCTAGGAAAAGGGCGTCTTTATACTGGAAAATTAGTATTTAGTCCTGCTCAGGATCCACAGTTAGGCTGTACCTGTCCGAGGGGTGGCAACTGTAAGCATAATGCGGCGGTTTTAATAAAACTTCGAGAACAAGCCCAAATGCAAGGAGCTGGAGACTGGCGTTCATTATTGAATACATTCGGCGCCATAGTGCCGAAGCCTAATGGACAACAAGATCCGAGCCAGCTAGGTATTCGGTTCAGTTTTGGGACAAACACTGAGATTATGCCAATAATCCGGCGCAAGGGAGATAAAAAATTTCTTCCGTTGTCGCTCAGTACCCTCAACGATTTGCAAAGAGGGCAATACCATCAGGCTGACATTTCAGCCGGAGCAGTTAGCGCTTTACTAGATTTTTTAAACTTTAGTCAAATTCGTTTTCGCTCTAATGACTATTGGCAGTTAAACGAAATTCATCCTGAAATGTTGGAAAAGTTGATTGCTTGTAAGCGACAAAATCTGGTATTTCTAGATATTAATGACCAAATAATCGAACTCTCAGATTATCCTGCTTTGGCACGCCTTTGGATTGACCAAGCTGAGAATTCCTCTAAAGATAAAGGCCCCCTGAGTGTTCGTCTAGGATTTTGGCAGCCATGTTACGAAATGCAAACTGGATTAATCGAAATTCTGGACTATCAGGTGGCAGATCTGAATGGAAAGTTGATCTACGAATCGACAACCAGAACACTTTATCCTTGTGTTGAACAACTACCCTTAGCGTTTCTGCGAAAATTTGAACAGCAAAGCATTCTTGAAATTCCAGAAAATGCTAGGAAGAATTTTGAATCAGAAGTAGCTACTGTATTAGCAAATGTTCTAACTTTATCCTCGCACACTGAATGGTCTCTGCCTGCTCCGCCCCAGACTAGGTGGGGGATTGGAGTTACTTGGCTCGTATCTGCCCTTACCAATAAAGCGATTGAGATCCAGCTGCTCTGGGGAATAGATGAAAAACACGCGCAAGGGTACTTCCCTGGGAATCTACCTACAGAAGATGAACAGCGACTGCAAACTAAGCTGGCTGAGCTAAGGGCGAAGCTACCTCCTATTTTCTCGGCTGCAGTACGTCCCTATGCAAAAGTGCAATTAGCGTTACCCACTTGGTTGCAGCTACGTGAAGAACTGCATAGGCTGGTAAAAAGTGGAGAAATATTTTGGCGAGTAGATCCTCAGCTGCTTGAACTTGAGCTAAATGAAGGGGAAGTACAAATCGCCTTATCGCCTAGCTTTAAACCGGAAATGGACTGGCTAGACATTGCGATTACTGTCAAAGTTCAAGGAAAAGAAATTCCGCTCAAGAAAATACTGGTAGCGCTTAGCGCCAAACAAAAGTACTTGATTGAAGGGAAACAAGTCATTTCCTTGTCAGATCCTGCACTTGAGAAACTTAAAGATCTAATTGTTGAATCTCAACAGTTTAATGGGATAAAAAGTAATGAACCCCTAGCTGGGGAACTAAAGTTATCTAAAGCGCAAATTGGCATTTGGGAAGATCTAGTTGAATTAGCAGAAAATGCGCCCAAAAATTGGGGAGACTTCTTTCCACGACTGGAGGAAAACTATCAGGTTCCCCCGCTTACGGCTAATAAAGATTTTACGTTAAGAAGCTATCAACGGTCTGGCTATGTTTGGCTCTACCAGCGCGCAATTCAGGGCCTCGGAGGGATTCTAGCCGATGATATGGGCCTGGGGAAGACCCTCCAAATGCTGACGCTAATCGCTAGTTTGAAACAGCAAAAACAGCTTCAAGATAGTTCTCCTGTATTGGTAGTAGCTCCTACTTCAGTGCTTGGAACTTGGCGTAGCGAAGCCCAAAGATTCTATCCCGAGCTAAAAGTAGTAGTGCTGGCTAATCGAAGTAATGAGCTAAGCAAGTTAGAAGCGAACATTGCTGACGCAGACATCGTTATTACGTCTTATGCGGTTGCGCGTTTAGACGAGAGCTTGCACGAGCAAATAACCTATAGCGGGCTAATCCTAGATGAAGCCCAAGCAGTCAAGAATCCTCAGACTAAACTCTATCGGGCACTCAAAGCGATAAAGGCGAATTGGTGTTTTGCTATCACCGGTACCCCAGTAGAGAACTCGGTTATGGATTTGTGGGCTTTACTCTCGTTGTGTGTGCCAAATCTTTTGCCAAAAGCTACTTTCTTCCGACAAGTCTTTGTAAAAGCGATCGAAAAAGAAGGCGATCAAGATCGCCTAGACCAATTACTAGATCGAATCCACCCGTATCTTTTGCGTCGAACAAAGTCTGAAGTAGCTCTTGAGCTGCCACCTAAAACTGAGCAAGTAGTGCGGCTTGAGCTTGACCCTAAACATAAAAAGCTTTACGACAGCTTCCTAATCAGAGAGAAACAAAAAATACTTGGCATGCTAGGAGATATTCAAGATAATCGACTGGCGATTCTCAGTTCCTTGACCCGATTGCGGCAGCTGGCGATAGATCCAGCGCTACTATCTGCTGATTATGAAGATATTCAAAGTGTAAAAATCGACTTCCTTACTTCAGAACTGGAAACTATTCAAGCGGATGGGCATAAAGTGCTGGTCTTCTCTCAATTTACGAGTTTCCTACAACGAGTAGCCAAAGCATTAGAAAATCGTGGAATCAGCTTCGATTACCTAGACGGGGCTACTAGGAAACGGCCAGAGGTGATTGAACACTTTAAACAAAGTGACACAACCGCTTTTCTTATCTCGCTCAAAGCCGGCGGTACTGGTCTTACGTTAACTGAAGCAGATTATGTTTACCTAGTAGACCCATGGTGGAATCCTGCCGCCGAAGCGCAAGCTGTAGATCGCGCTCATCGTATTGGTCAAGATAAAAAAGTTCACGTCTACCGTCTAATTTCTGCGGGAACTATCGAAGAAAAAGTTGTTGAGCTACAAGAACGCAAACAAAGCATTATTACTTCGGTGGTCGAAGGTGCTAAAGATCTTGCTAAGCAAGGGACACTTAGCGCTTCAGACATTGAGAACCTATTATCTGATTAG
- a CDS encoding thymidine kinase: MAKLYFRYGAMNSGKSTALLQAAFNYEERGMRVLLAKPQIDSKGEQQIVSRLGVSREVDLLLHPNDDVQERFRQKARGYEPEALVAEVKIPPVAALLVDEAQFLTPTQIDSLLRIALEDNIPVLAYGIRTDFQTVAFPGAQRLLEIAHTLEELKTICRCGRKAIFNARKVGDEFVFIGDQVAIDGVAVTYESLCGACYLQESGGRLRTYVEPA; the protein is encoded by the coding sequence ATGGCAAAACTATATTTTCGCTACGGAGCAATGAACTCCGGTAAGTCAACCGCTTTGCTACAAGCTGCGTTTAACTATGAAGAAAGAGGCATGCGAGTACTGCTTGCCAAGCCACAAATTGACTCAAAAGGGGAGCAACAGATTGTTTCTCGTTTGGGGGTTAGTCGCGAAGTAGATTTGCTACTTCACCCCAATGATGATGTGCAAGAGCGATTCCGTCAAAAGGCTAGAGGATATGAACCAGAAGCTTTAGTAGCTGAAGTAAAGATTCCTCCGGTAGCGGCTTTACTCGTTGACGAAGCTCAATTTTTAACTCCCACTCAAATTGATTCTTTATTGCGAATTGCGCTTGAAGATAATATCCCTGTATTAGCTTATGGAATTCGAACAGATTTTCAGACAGTAGCATTTCCTGGAGCTCAAAGATTACTAGAAATTGCGCACACTCTAGAAGAACTAAAAACAATTTGTCGTTGCGGTAGAAAAGCAATTTTTAATGCCCGAAAAGTAGGCGATGAATTCGTCTTTATCGGTGATCAGGTAGCAATAGATGGGGTGGCGGTTACTTATGAATCATTGTGCGGCGCCTGTTATCTGCAGGAATCAGGTGGAAGGTTAAGAACCTATGTCGAACCTGCCTGA